The genomic segment TATTTTAACTACTAAGTCATGTTCTCCAATTTTAGGCCTTATCTTTATTTCTTTCATTACACCTGTTTTATGCACCACTTTATTTTTCTTTTCCTGAATATACCTAAACTTTTTATAATCAATAACCTTACAAACCGGCGGAACCGCCTGTGGGGCTATTTCAACAAGGTCCAATCCTGCTTCTCTTGCCAGATGCAATGCTTCCTGTATAGGCTTTATTCCAAGCTGAGATCCATCTTCACTGACAAGCCTAACATTCTGTGCCCTAATCTGACCATTAATCCTTAAAAAACTTTTTGCGATTTTACACCACCCCCTATATAAAAAAGATAGCCCAGTGGCTATCTTAAATTCGGTGCTTTGCACCACCTTTTCTCCACTGGATTAAGGTGACTCATAAAACAAATGAGTTCTTATATTGCAATTATACAATTAAAAGTTTATTTGTCAAGCCCAATTGTGTTTTTTATTTTTTCAACAATTTTTTAGATTCGTTAAGTTTCTGTTGAGCATCTTTATAAGAAGGAGCTACTTTAAGAACATTCTTAAATTCAGCAATAGCAAGTTCATATTCTTCATTGTTAAAGTATATTACCCCTCTTTGATAAATTTCGTTCAACATTACTGCCATTTTTTTCTCTGAAGGTTCAGATGATTCACTACCAAACAACCGATAATAAAGTGCAATGTTACAAACAAATTCTACACCGTCAACTTTTACATCGTCAGAATTAAGGGCAATAAATGTCGGTGAAAAATCCAATGCAAGCGATAATTCTTCTGTAATAAAATACTCACTTCCAACAAACAATGCACCTTCATATCCTGTACCTTTGATATCCAAAGTGTCAAACCCTATATACCCGCCTTCAAGTCCTATGAATAACCTTAATTTATCAGCAGAATAAAAATTGTAATACAATCTTCCTGCATAAACATTTATTCCGTCACTTGTAGCAAACCTTCCTTCACCAACAAGTTTTGAGAAATCATATTTCAATCCAATATAAGGCCAACCAAGTCCGATACTAACCTCACCAGCATTAAGGACAGTGAGAAAACAAGAGAGTAAGAGGGTAAAAACAAAAAACCTATTAAAAAACAAGTGAGCAAAACTACGAATTTGAGACCGTTTTGAAAATTGATACATGTTCTTATATCCTGTTATTGAGCATTCTATCTAACGTTTCAGACTATATGAAGTCGGCGTAAACCTATTTGGGTGAATGCATTGAGCCATAATCATTAACCCCTAATTATTCTTATGTGAATTATACGGACTTGGATATACATTTACATTACTTAAATTATCTCCATGAATTATTTTATATTTTCTTGTATAGCTTTTTTATATGCATAGAATGCTGGTGTTTCTTTAAAATCTGTTGTATGTAGATTTCTTCCATAAAAGAGAACATATCCATCAAAATTATTTTTTTGTGCAAAATATATTGTAGCTTTTATGTAATCTTCTGCTAAACTATCTAAATACTGTCCAGCATTATCCCAAGTTTCTCCAATCCAAAGTTTTTTATTATTTCTGTTAGGAAGAATTTTTGACTCAATCCAATCTTTATATCCACTAAGCACATAAGGATTCAAACCAATAACATCTATGCTTTCCACTAATGATAACTTTTGAAATAATACGGTTGGATCATTACTGCATATAGAATTTATTACAATACATTGTGGTAAAAGTTGCTTTACTCTTTTGGATAAAACAGAAATAACATTTATCCATTCATCTACCGAAGGACTACCACTTACACGCGTTCCAGTCCATCCATAAGGTTCATTAGCTACTATAACATACTCTGGCATATAACGAGGGATTAATGCTTCAATTTCTTGCAGGCATATATCCTTATAGTTTTCAAGGGTTGTTGGAGTATCCCATTCCTTAAGCCCACGTATATCAAGACAAAATTTCTTATTATTTTTCCTTATTTGCTCAACCGCAGTATCAGTTTTATTAATTATCTCAGTATTATTATCTTTAAACCAAGTGTAAAAAACATCCAATCTAATTATATCAACCCCTGTATTACTTCCCATATCTATTTCGTTTCTTATATATTCTAATGTAACAGCAGAATCTTTTATATTATCGTAACTTGGTGGATCAAACTGAACTGCAAATTTCATCGGATGATAATTGCCAGGTGCATATTTTTCTATAAATGCTTTATACTCTGATGTAAGGTATTTTGCGCGTAACGTTCTTTCTAAAGGAATAATATTAATTCTTTTTTCTTTTACTTGTAAATAATCATTGTATAAAATATTTGCATCTGCGTCTGAAAGAGGTATACTCATACTAACAAGAGCATTTGTGGATATGTTTATAGCACTATCTACTTCTGCTTCTTTAAGATGAAGGTTGCTTACATCTTCAGAAGAGAATTTATTTTCTAATCCTAACAATAAAGTGATAGGATATACCCATTTTACCCTAACCCAGTAACTTAACACGCTGTTTTTATCAAAATCAACCCATAAGCGTAATTGTTCTTTTGATAATGAGAGAAACAAATCATTTATAGTAGTGTTTATATAATGTTGGTCGTAATCATTTGTTGTCCATAATATACCGATCGTTATTACATTCACGCTCCGTTGTGCAGTTCCGCCTTTACCATCCGAAACAATACACGAAACAATATAAGTACTTGAAGATGCTGGTGCAATCCAGTTAACGGATGAACCGCTACCAGAGATCGTTCCACTGGTGCAACTCCAAGTATACGTTAATTTATCCCCGTCAGGGTCAGAGGCAGTGCAGGTAATGGTAGTTACTGCAACTATATAAACATTTGTAGAATTTACAACAAGTGAAGATATTACCGGTGAGTGATTAGCAGATTTCTCTTCCTTTACTTTTTTCAGTTCTTTTACTTTAGTTTTAACTGCTGATGTTATTCCCAAATTAGTTTTTGCTACCATACATGTCGTAGGGAAAAAAACTAAAATACCTAAAACCAACAAAACCATTTTTACATTAAAACTCTTACCCATTTTGTTCCCTCCTTTAAAATCACACTTTTTTAGTGACCTTTGTATGTTTAATTTTATTTTACTAAAAACATAAAACTTGTAAAGCGAAAAAGGGCAATGTGTAAAAAGTCACAATTTGAGGTTCACCGAAAAAAAGCAAAGTTTTTTTAGAAATACTGATGGAAAGAAGCTATAACAGGGTTATCAAGATTTTGTAGGTTGAAAAGCAGTCTTCACAAATTGAGGTTCACTTAAAAACTTAGACTTAATCAAAAATGTAATATAAATTGATTAATTATTTGGTTAAAAAATTGGGGAGGAATTAAATATAAGACTGAGGGCTCTTATTATTTTGTTTTTTGACTTTTTAATTTCTCCTGATCTTTCTTCATTTGCTGTACTGTTGCTTTTGCGTCAAGGTAAACATCTTTACCTGATAATTTATATGCTATCATAAATTCATTTTCAGCATTATCAAGTTCCCCCGTAACTTCATAATATACTCCCAAATTATTATATACTTTGGGATATATTTTTTTAAGCGATGGGTCATTTAATATTTCCATCCAAATATTTTTTGCGTCCTCCCACATACCTCTTTTAACCAGATCATATGACTGCTTCATCTTCTTATGTCCGCTATTCTCAACATATCTCAATTCAGATACATAATAAGGCGCAATCTGTTGAATAAGGTAATCTAAAACCTTATTTGCAGCAAGTAATAACATCTTCTCAGAATCAGGAAGATTTGAAGTAGCTTCATCTTTTGCTTTCTCTTCAGAACTTCTAAAATCCTTATTAATAGCCTTTTCGGCAATTGATTCGAGACTGAAATATTCCTTCAACTTTTCAGGCTTGTATTCCACCCTTTCCGGCTCTGATACAATCTTCTCAGATTTGGATATTGTATGTAAAACCTTACCTGTTTCAGCACTGACTATTTTTAAAATAATATCAACCTTAGCTTCCCGTTGAACAACATAATAATTTTTCTTTACCTTTGTTTTAGTTTTTTTATCTTCGTATTCTTCTTCTTTTGCTCCCCCAACATCATTAAAAGAATAATCAATAACATTACCTGATATGAACATATCAACCTTTAATTGTTTACCAAGTTTTATTATTTCTTCTGAATCAGATAAGTCTATCTTTTGCTCTTTTGTTGTTTTAGAAGGTTGTTCCTTTTCAATAATTTCATAAGATTTATTATCTAAAAGTTTTTTGACAAATAAACCAGTAACCACTTCGCTTTTTTTACCTTCAAAATCAAGAACGGATATTCTTTTTATTCCGGCAAGATAGTTCGTCTCAGCCGGCTTTAAATATTTTATATTAATTTTTCCCGTTCCACAACCAACAATTAAAATTGGAAGTGTGAAAAATAAAAAATAACTAATTATCTTTTTTCTCATATGATGGCAAGAATTATTTATTTGCTACCGGATTTTTTTCTTTTTTTAATATCACCAATTACTTTAATACGGGCAGTAGCGCGTTGAATTGCCGCCTGGATTTGAATTGAATCAATATTAGGTTCTTTTAATTTCTCTTTTGCTCTCATCTTTGAGAGGTTCGCTCTTTCTATATCTATCTCTTCTGCTGATTCTGCTGTTTCACATAAAACAACAACATTCTTCGGGTGAATTTCAACAAACCCGCCGGAAATAGCAAGCAACTCTAAATCATCACCATTTTTTATTCTTATCTCACCGGGTGTAAGTAATGATAAATAATCTATATGTCCCGGCAAAACCCCTAATTCACCGTTATATGCCGGTACAACAACGCTTTCCACGTTGTTGCTATAAGCTACTTTATCGGGTGTTATTATTTCAAGTAAAAATGTCTTCATATAAATACCACGGAACCGACACGGAACTAATACACGGAACTTTTAGCGTTCTTTTCCGCATCCTACTGTTAATCGCGAAGCGAGGAAGAAATTTTCGCAGAGCATAGATTTGCGACTACGCTCTCAAGAGCAAATCTCAGAGCGAGTTGGTGCCGAGCGACTCAAGAAAATTTACTTCTGAGCGTTTACTTCGTCTATTGTCCCAACCATATAAAAAGCTTGTTCGGAAATTGCGTCGTGTTTTCCTTCTATAATTTCTTTAAATCCTCTTATTGTTTCCTTCAGCGAAACATATTTCCCCTCTCTACCTGTAAATTCTTCTGCAACAAAAAACGGCTGGGATAAAAATTTCTGGATTTTTCTGGCACGGGATACAACAATCTTATCATCATCAGAAAGCTCGTCCACACCCAAAATTGCTATTATATCCTGTAAATCCTTATATCTCTGTAAAACCTTTTGAACACCTCTGGCAACCGAGTAATGCTCTTCTCCTAAAATCTTTGGGTCAAGTATTTTTGAAGAAGAATCTAACGGGTCGACTGCAGGATAAATACCCAACTCAACTATTTGTCGAGATAGAACTGTCGTAGCATCAAGATGTGAGAATGTAGCAGCAACACCGGGGTCCGTTAAATCATCTGCAGGCACATACACTGCCTGCACAGATGTAATAGAACCGTTTTTAGTTGATGTTATTCTTTCCTGAAGCGCAGCCATCTCAGTCTGCAATGTGGGCTGATACCCGACAGCAGAAGGCATTCTGCCTAAAAGCGCTGAAACTTCACTGCCCGCTAAAACATACCTGAATATATTATCTATAAACAAAAGAACATCCTGTCCTTCGACATCCCTAAAATATTCGGCTTGTGTCAATGCGGATAGTGCTACACGAAATCTTGCACCGGGCGGTTCGTTCATTTGACCAAAAACCAAAACAGCTTTATCAATAACTTTAGAACGTTTCATTTCAATCCAAAGGTCATTACCCTCGCGGCTTCTTTCACCGACACCGCCAAATACGGATACACCATTATGGTGAATTGCGACATTATGTATAAGTTCCATGATAACTACCGTTTTACCTACACCCGCCCCGCCGAAAAGTCCGATTTTACCGCCTTTCTGATATGGACATAAAAGGTCGATTACTTTTATTCCGGTTTCAAATATTTCAGGTGTAGTTTTTTGTTGAGTAAGTAAAGGTGCAGGAGCGTGTATTTCTTTGTAAATTTCCGATTTAATCTCGCCTTTATGGTCAATCGGTTTCCCGAATAAATCCATAACCCGTCCAAGACAAGCTTGTCCTACCGGTACTTTTATATGTTCACCTGTACTAATTGCCTCCATTCCTCTTGCAAGACCATCCGTAGGTGAAAGCGAGATACATCTTACTGTGTCGTCACCTATGTGGGCAGCAACTTCCAAAACAGCATCT from the Elusimicrobiota bacterium genome contains:
- a CDS encoding DUF6340 family protein → MRKKIISYFLFFTLPILIVGCGTGKINIKYLKPAETNYLAGIKRISVLDFEGKKSEVVTGLFVKKLLDNKSYEIIEKEQPSKTTKEQKIDLSDSEEIIKLGKQLKVDMFISGNVIDYSFNDVGGAKEEEYEDKKTKTKVKKNYYVVQREAKVDIILKIVSAETGKVLHTISKSEKIVSEPERVEYKPEKLKEYFSLESIAEKAINKDFRSSEEKAKDEATSNLPDSEKMLLLAANKVLDYLIQQIAPYYVSELRYVENSGHKKMKQSYDLVKRGMWEDAKNIWMEILNDPSLKKIYPKVYNNLGVYYEVTGELDNAENEFMIAYKLSGKDVYLDAKATVQQMKKDQEKLKSQKTK
- the atpD gene encoding F0F1 ATP synthase subunit beta, with the translated sequence MDKGKVVQVIGPVIDCEFPKGRLPKIYSEIKIKDAVLEVAAHIGDDTVRCISLSPTDGLARGMEAISTGEHIKVPVGQACLGRVMDLFGKPIDHKGEIKSEIYKEIHAPAPLLTQQKTTPEIFETGIKVIDLLCPYQKGGKIGLFGGAGVGKTVVIMELIHNVAIHHNGVSVFGGVGERSREGNDLWIEMKRSKVIDKAVLVFGQMNEPPGARFRVALSALTQAEYFRDVEGQDVLLFIDNIFRYVLAGSEVSALLGRMPSAVGYQPTLQTEMAALQERITSTKNGSITSVQAVYVPADDLTDPGVAATFSHLDATTVLSRQIVELGIYPAVDPLDSSSKILDPKILGEEHYSVARGVQKVLQRYKDLQDIIAILGVDELSDDDKIVVSRARKIQKFLSQPFFVAEEFTGREGKYVSLKETIRGFKEIIEGKHDAISEQAFYMVGTIDEVNAQK
- the infC gene encoding translation initiation factor IF-3; translation: MVQSTEFKIATGLSFLYRGWCKIAKSFLRINGQIRAQNVRLVSEDGSQLGIKPIQEALHLAREAGLDLVEIAPQAVPPVCKVIDYKKFRYIQEKKNKVVHKTGVMKEIKIRPKIGEHDLVVKIRHIQKFLEEKNKVKVLMQFFGREREHISIGGEIINRLLAEVSEYGAPDASPRLIGNSINVILSPKTKHE
- a CDS encoding F0F1 ATP synthase subunit epsilon; this encodes MKTFLLEIITPDKVAYSNNVESVVVPAYNGELGVLPGHIDYLSLLTPGEIRIKNGDDLELLAISGGFVEIHPKNVVVLCETAESAEEIDIERANLSKMRAKEKLKEPNIDSIQIQAAIQRATARIKVIGDIKKRKKSGSK